AGATCAATCTCAAAGTCATCCAATAGAACAGAAACCCACTACTAAGAATGCTGACTGCTCACTTCAGAGAGTGAAGAATGGGCCTCATGTCACACGAGGCAGTGGAAACTAACGGATGGGGCCCCGGAAGGTGCACTGGCCCTGGCTGCAACTCGTGCTCAGACTCACTCTTCCCCCTCTCTCAAAGCCCACTCATGCAGGGCTGGGTAGGAAATGCGAGGTCCTCCACTGATCTTTAGCATATGGTGCAGGACTTTCACATAGCTGGTTTCAACGAGGGCCCTTGGACCCCACAGGAACTCGTAGCATGCAGGATCACTGCCGGGCACCTGCCGGTACTCCAGGTAGTTTTCCTGCACGAAATATTGGGTGAGCAGCTTCTTGGGATCCCCGAAGACACTGTCTTCCCTCCCCTCAAACACCTCTAACACACTCAGCTCCTCCCAGATTTTCTCCTCAGGGGCACAGTCGCCCTCTATTGCGATTATGGCCAGGACGATTATCAGGAGGCCTGCCTTGGGCATGATCTGATTGTCACCCAGCAGGCCATCGTaggagaggcccaggcaggtggcaAACATGTACAAGTGGCCGATGGGGTCCACTTCCATCAGCTCGATGCCAAAGACCAGCCGCAAGGAATCGGAAGCTTTGCTGAAGATCACAGGAAAGAAGTACTTCCAATTTCCGATGACACTCCCCAGCATTTCTGCCTCTGTGACCGGCTCCCTGGCTCGATACTTGAGGAGCAGAAAATGAACCAACTCGGCCACTTTCCTACTGAGTGCTGCTTGGAAGCCCGACTCCAGGTCAGGGAAGGTGCTTGGCCCCTCCTCTTCTTGGTTGCTGGAGTCCTCATAGGATTGGCTCCAGAGAGTGGTGGTGGGGAGGCTGGAGGCTCCCTGAGGACTCTGGGGAGGATCTGGTGACTCAGCAGCAGGCACCTCCCCCGGGGTGACTTCAACTAGAGtagaagaggaggaggcagccTCCTGCTCCTCAGTAGCAGGAGCCTGCGCACCCACCAGGCCCAGGGCCTCTCCTCGGGCCTCAAGGCCTTCTTCAGGCTTGCAGTGCTGACTCCTCTGCTCAAGAGGCATGATGACTCTGGTCAGGGAAGCAGGTGGGAgtgtgggcaggagctgggcaaTGGAGACCCACAggcctggggagagagggagcgTGTGAGAGACCTCAGCTGAGAACTGAACTGAACCCTGGAGGCTCTAACAAAGGCTTACTTACAGATCTTCTCCTTCAGTGCTCCTCCGGGGGCCTCCGGTCCTCCACGTCACCCTGTCCCCTCAGAACCTGAAGGAGGAAGTGAGAGGGCACCTCAGGGTACAGCCGGCCAGCGCATGCTGAGGCTGCAGGACTGAAAGTATTGAGGGTGAGGCCAGGCGCTCTGGAGTCCATGTGTTCTGGGGCAGGTGGGGCCCTTGGTTTGAATCCAAGGCAAACCTTTACCGTTGGCACTATCTGAGCCCCCTCTGCTCTGTGACCTGAGGACACTGCCTCAGACCAAGTCCTCCCTGCCTTGTTCCTGGAGCTCCTGATTCCTGGGAGAGGAATCCACGGGCCCCCAATGTGCAGACAGCAAATGCAGCCACGGATTCCCAGAACTGTCAGGAGGGTTGGCCAGACTCTGTGAGGTCCCCACTCTACTGGGGTGGAGGGTCCCCTCTGTGCTCACTCAGGGCCCTCACCTTTCTCCTTATAGGGCCTAATCCCTCCCTTCTGCTGGCCTGAGAATCTCTCATGTCAAGAACTCACATACCCGATATGGCACAGAAAAACATGAGGGGACCCACATCTGGCCATACATTCCCAGGTCCTCCCGAGAAGGACAACGAGAGATATCCAAATTTATTGAAGTCCACGTGCCCTGGGTGAGGACACTGCTTGGTCCTCACCTCCACTCCTAGCAGGGTCTGAGAGCCTCCCTCTACTGCCCTGAGTGCAGCCCCCTCAGACCAAGGCTTCCCCTTCCCTGACATCAATGATCCTAGGATAATGGAGGGACCTCAGCTGACAGCCCTGCCCAGGCTCTCTGAGGTAACAAAGAGCAGGAGCAGGGCAGATTTTTATGGGGCCCCCAGTCCGCATTCTGTCCCAGGGGTACCCTcaatcctccctcagcctcctcaccTGGATGCTTGGCAGATCCTAGGACCACTGCATCTGTCCACCAGATGGGGGCCCCTTGGGGGTACACCTTGGGCCCTGCAGATCCCGGCATTCCTCCCTCTGCTGACCTGAAGTCCCACTCTTCAGACCACAGCCCTCAACTCTCTTGTCACCCGGAAGGCGCAACGAGCACGGAGCACATTTGGCCACGGTGCCCAGCATCCCCCAGCCCAAGGTTGCCACTGATCTGGACTCCAAGGTCCCCTCAgtcctccctcttcttcctccccatgACTCCTCGCAGGGCTGGGCCCCAACCCCCTGCTGAAGTGGGTCTGCATCCCTAGGATTCCCGTAGCCGAATGAAAAGGTGCCTCAGTTTGAGACAGGGGTACAGTGGGCCCCCTGTCCTGGCATGCTGGGTCCCCTCAGGACTCCACTGTCTTCCAGGAGGGCCTGGGCCCTTTCGCTGCTTCCCAAAGGCCACACTCGCGATACCGAACCCCTTCCTTCCCTCAGCCGTAGATGTGAACCTCAGGACTCACGTGCCTGGCCGCCATTCCCGGAGCTTCCGTGATTTGATACCAGGGGCAAAGCCCGGATTCTGCCAGgataggggtgggggtgggggtgggaatggggaatgggggatgggggtggggttggTGTTGGGGGACAGGAatggtggtgagggtggtggttAAGGCTGCCCTCAGTTCCCTCTCGGGGTCCTGACCTTGATTCCTGGCACAGCGTGGGCCCTGACCTCTTCTAACCAGCCCTGCCCTGGCCACATTAAGCTCTGTCCCCAGAGTTCCCTGTGGCTAAAGCGGCGGGGGTTGGCGGGGTGAGGTAGTGGCGACCCGGCCTAGAAGTCTTCCCCTGCGGGGTGGTCCAGGCCCGGCAGCAGAGGCAGCACTGCATTATTTGAGGCCCTCTGCCTGGGGTGAGGCCCGCCTCAGTCCTCCCTCAGCGTCTCACCTTGCCTCCTCACCGAGCCTGGGCCGGCTCCCCTCCGCCGACGTCAGGCCGTTGCTCAGGGCGAGAATCTCGCGGTCTTCTGACCTCCAATGCGCAAGTCAGTGGCGTCACATCCTGGCAACGGTACTTCCCTGGGTTCCGGGCAGGGGTGGAACTGGATTCTGCCTGGATGGGGATCTGGATGGGGGTGGAGGTAAGCATGAAGATGGTGATGGGGCAAGGGGTAAGGATTGGGACGCGGATCCTGAGGCTGTAGATCCTGGTGGGGTCGGgggagttgggggtgggaggggcctTCGGTCGTCCCTCAGGGTCCTGAAGTTGATGCCTGGCTGAGCCTGGACCGCCATCCTCTGCAGATTGTTTCTGCTCCCCTCAGACCAAGTCTCTGACTCTGAGTCCCCCTGAAGTGGCATTGGGGGGAAGGGCTGTGGTCTGGGTGACATCATTGCCTGCGTTTACCAGGGCTGAGAAGAGGGACTGAGCTGGATTCTGTGGTCCCTCTATGgtgtgggggcggggggcggggcggTGTGGACCCTCAGTCCTCACTCAGGAGGGTCCTCTTCCTCACCTCTGGCTGTTGGATGAAGTGATGGGCAGGAGATGCTCTGTTTCTGTCACCTGTGAGCATTTGCACAGCTGCACCCCTTGTAGAGAATGCCTGCGGGTCCCAGGCCAGCTGCTCCCTGCGCGGCAGCTCCCGCGGTTGTAGTGGCCTCTGGGAGAAGACGCACACCTTCCACCGGGGCGTCTCCCCAGCCAGAGCTACACTTGGCAAACCTTTGGTCCTAAATGATTTATTCTCTGAATCGAAGAAACAGGGTTTACATATCTTCCAAGTATATGTGTAggtagcaatatatatatatttatttctatgaacTAACACCTACCCTTAGTATGCATGATTCACTCTGATATCCTATTCTACTCCTATTTCAGTCTTTGCGTTctgttgaaagaattttttttttaaatgtaattcctCTCCCACTATGTTGGTTTCAGGTTGTTAATAGCGGAACTCTGGAGTCATACTGCCTTAACAAACCCAATTTTCCTGGTGTCCTGCTATTACCTAGGGCTCTTGGCATCGTGTTTTCAGGGGCTGCCTCAGATTGTGCAATGACGTGAAgtggaaaatttaaaacttttattctacCCATTCCGTCATCTACCGTGTAGGCAGGCTACACACCTCCCCAACATCCCTGCTGCTAACCCCCTCCAACCAACACTGCAAGTGTCAAACACAAGTACCAGCTCAACACAGTCTTCAGTCTCACCCTGGGCTTTCTCTGTTTTGTTGCGTAGATTTTGTTGCTGATACTGGTTTTTTATTTACTGTTTCCATTCTGTAATTTTCCAGGTTTGATTTGGGAAGCAGAGCACAGCAGCCCAAATTTGTTGTAATGTCGGGGGCTACAGGTAAGGCACTAAATTGTAAATAATTTAAGCTGAGTttacatttttacactgttgtgtTCCCCATGAATGAATATGTTATACTCCTCTGTGTATTTCAAGCTTTTTTTACCTGAATATGTCAGTATACTTCGAGAGTTGTCTCTATAAAGaccttatacatttttattagacTTCTTTTCAGGCAATTCATGaattttgttgctattgcaaATGGCATATTGTCTATTaattgttgtagttatttattGCTTTCGTGAGGTGAAGATTTTGATTTTGCTGTAGTAATCTGTTGCACACCTCGTTCTGAAGGCCGATGCACTTGAATATTCCACATGCCTTTTCCTTTGAATTTTCAAAATCGATAATGGTATTATCACTAAACATTACATATTCTTCCAATATTCATACCACTTACTCATTTGGGTACTTATAGTTCTTTGTGTCTCAATCCTGATTTCAAACGTAGAGATAATAGCCTACATCTACTTCTCGTTCCTGACGTGAATGATAATTATTCGAACGTTTCACATTTAAGTATGTTTGCTGTTGATTTTAGGAAATGCAATTTCTCTTTGCATATAggttaaatacttttttttttaaccatgaactcatattaaatttcttttttttaaaattttattttatcattattatactttaagttttagggtacatgtgcacaacgtgcaggttagttacatatgtatacatgtgccatgctggtgtgctgcacccattaacttgtcatttagcattaggtatatctcctaatgctatccctcccccctcccaccaccccacaacggtccccagagtgtgatgttccccttcctgtgtccatgtgttctcattgttcagttcccacctatgagtgagaatatgcggtgtttagttttttgttcttgtgatagtttactgagaatgatgatttccaatttcatccatgtccctacaaaggacatgaactcatcattttttatggctgcatagtattccatggtgtatatgtgccacattttcttaatccggtctatcattgttggacatttgggttggttccaagtctttgctattgtgaatagtgccgcaataataAAAAGCTTTTTCTGTACCCGTTGACACGatcaaatttttttctcctccattttGTATGTAAGGAATTACAATgaaaccgttttttttttttttcctaatgttaaAGCATATGTTATTTCCTTGGGCAGAGcctgtttattcatttaatatgcTAGTAATTTACGTAGGATATTTGCTGCTATGTAAGGGAGCTTActtaatgtgtgtttttttttccatcacgGTTGGGATGTGGTCCTCATCTGGTTTTTGAATCCAGGAGGGCTAGTCTGGAAGAACGAATTGAACAGttgtaaatattttgtatgtTCTAGAAGAGATGAGATAAGATGGTGGTTAGTTTTCCCTGATCATTTGGTAGAATTGGCCTCCAATACTGCCTAACTTGGAATGTTTGAAGGTGGCTTGAGCTTTGAATATTGTACAGTTTCAGTTTTTATAGTttaattaaagttttctttttctttttggatcaGTTTGGttactgatttattttacttCTACAAAGTGGTCAGTTTCATTTAGGATTTCACTTTTAATGGCATATTTAtcataaaaaaagttttattaggGAAAGCCTTCGCACATACAGAATAATAGAAACTAATGTAATGAACCCAGGATACTAGATACCCAGCATGAACAACTTTAAATACACAGCAAATCTGGTTCCAGTTAGACACTCGCCTATCTGCATATCAGCTTCTGGAATAACGTGGAGCAAATCTAAGGCATTATACCATTTCGTCTCTAAATAAttcaatatgcatttttaaaagataaggacGTTTTATTAAGCAGAATCCCAATAGTTTTCATAtctgaaaaattatataaatgattaTCAAATGTTCAACTGTTTTACACGCTTATCTGGCCGACTTAcactttataaaacatatatttctttGATGGA
This genomic stretch from Pongo pygmaeus isolate AG05252 chromosome X, NHGRI_mPonPyg2-v2.0_pri, whole genome shotgun sequence harbors:
- the LOC129024365 gene encoding melanoma-associated antigen 6 — encoded protein: MPLEQRSQHCKPEEGLEARGEALGLVGAQAPATEEQEAASSSSTLVEVTPGEVPAAESPDPPQSPQGASSLPTTTLWSQSYEDSSNQEEEGPSTFPDLESGFQAALSRKVAELVHFLLLKYRAREPVTEAEMLGSVIGNWKYFFPVIFSKASDSLRLVFGIELMEVDPIGHLYMFATCLGLSYDGLLGDNQIMPKAGLLIIVLAIIAIEGDCAPEEKIWEELSVLEVFEGREDSVFGDPKKLLTQYFVQENYLEYRQVPGSDPACYEFLWGPRALVETSYVKVLHHMLKISGGPRISYPALHEWALREGEE